GATGAGGCCGTTCTCCAGGGTTTCCTCTCTGATATTGATGAATTTGGATCTTGGACTAAAAGATATTTCACATTCCCTATATTTATAAGGCCTTTCTCCAGTGTGGACTCTCTGATGTATCATAAAGCTCGAGAGGTAGGTAAAGGACTTCCCACATTCATTGCAGTCATAAGGCCTTTCTCCTGTGTGGACTTTCTGGTGCTGAATGAGGTTACATCTCCGGGTGCAGGCTTTTCCACACCTGCTGCACTCATAAAGCCCTTCTGCAGTGAGGGCTCTCTGGTCAACAAGCGTGCCGGTGCAGGTGACGGCTTTCTTGCCTCCTCCCCAGTTCTGATGCGTTCTTCCGCTGTGAAAGACACCCTCACAGGCATCACCGCTGTTTGCCTTCTCACTGAGAGTGGCCGGTTGATGGAGAAAGCCCATGCTGGCTAAGAAGTCCTTCCCAATCTCCCCACAGGAAGAGGATTTCCCTGACACACGGGTCGTGCAGCTCTCTACAAACAAGGCTCCAGCCACAGAACTTCTGTAGGGTATCCTTCTAATGTGCTGCCCCTGGTGCTGTTGAAGGTTGGCAGTGAAATAAAGTTGACTCCCGCACGTGTACGGTTTCTGCCCAAGATGTGTTCCCTGGTGCTCAGGCAAGTGCAAAATCTCTCTCAGGACTGGGCCACACATCTCAAAGGGCTGGGCCTTCTGGGGAGATGAACCTGCCTTGACAGTCCTGATCTGTGACACTCCTTCTACAGAAACGGTCTGTTCAGAAGGTGCTTCCTTATCTCGCACTCCATGCCAACAACCTGAAAGCAGAGAAGTGACGGTGAAGTACAAGTTCAGTCCACTGCAAGGGAGCAAAACCACCACACGTGTAATCTGGCACGTGAAACAATCAGTCCATGAACCCGTTTTCAGGGAAAGAGTTGGGGAAGTTCCTTCAGCTTGAGGAAGCAGCTGGTGTGCACCACTGGGTCCCTAAGGTCACAGAAAGGTGCAGGCCTCACCAGGCACAGGACACTAGGACAGGGTGGGGCCGAGAGGGAAAGGCACGTTCTACAGCTCATTCTTCTGTCCGTGACTCGCAGCAGGATTGTATCTGCTGGTGACATGTGATGCTATGGAGAAGTCTACTTCAGGCCCAGAAAAATCTGACTGAAAAATGGTCAACACGTGTTCAAGGATTATTAGATGCATGTACACCGCAGGACACAACAAACTGGGATAGCACTGAGGAGGGAAGAGCTGAGGAGTGAGTGAGATAAGCAGTGCAGAGATGGGGAGTAGCTCTCACCCGGGAGAGCCATAAAATGACGATAGAAATGACAAGTCAGCAAAGTGTCAAAGAATGGAGAAGGGAAGGTAGAGGTGAGGTGGGGCCACTGGTGTGGCAGCACTGAAACCCAAGTAAAACAGGACAGGTTCCTGATATATTTCAACCAAACCCTGAATTCACGGCCTCCCCCAGCTGCCATGCATCTGGGTCAGGTCCCCTCTGGGCCCATCTGGTTCAGAATGGAGTCATGTCCATCCTGGGAAGCACAGGGGACTCTTCCTGTAGCCCCAGCTGGGGAGCTGCAGGAGATCAGGATGATCCAAACCTAAGGGAAGGACAGGACAAGTCACAATACTCGCCCAGACAACTCAGCACACAACAGACCACCAGAAAGATACTTTGAAATACTAGGTACCTGTGGGCGCGGCTAGagggaagatggcagagtagtaaaAGCAGGTGTTTCCTACGTGGACGACAACTGCACTGGTAGCATCTATCTGATGTGACTACTTTGCAACGCCAAGTTGCTTTAATTTTGGTCAACTGCAGCTTTCACCACTACCATGACATCAAacacagacaaagacactacaagagaAGAAACCTACAGACCAACAGAACTGATGATTACTGGGGCTAAAGGAATCGAGAAAATACCAGCAAACTCTATTTAGCAACACagtgaaaaaattatacaaaatgaaaagctagcatttatttctaaaatgccaGGATTGTTCAACACACAAAATTTGATCTATATAACATGTCGCATTaacaacaaaagggaaaaaatctaTCACCTCAATCAGTGCGATAAAACCAtccaaaaaagtttaaaacccTTTCATCATGGAAATACTCAACAAACTATGAACTGAAGGAAACCAGCCTtccataataaaagtaaaaaatttaaagcGTAGGGCAAATATCACACTTGATGGTGAAAGAATGAAAACTATTCCACTATGATCAGGAATAAGAAAAGGATACCAGTTTCCACCACTACTCTTCAATACAGTACTGGAAATTCTAGaaagagcaattaggcaagaaagagaaataaaaggcatccaataGAGAAGGAAATAGGATTATCACAGCTCAAGAAATCTTAAAGATTCCACCACAAAACTGTTAGAATAAAAGAactcagcaaaggaaggggatacagacataaaatgaaaaaaagcagttatatttctgtacactaacaatgaacaatccgAACAGGAAACTAGGAAAACAATTCCACTTGTAAAGTATCTATCTAGGGTCGGGGGTATACCTCAAATGGCAGAGTGCACgtttagcatgcttgaggtcctgggttcaaaccccagtacctcctccataaacaaacaaacaaacctaattacctccctcccccccaaaaaacccagagaaataaataaatcaacaaaattaaattaaaaaataaaaaataaaagtatctatCTAAAGACtaaaatatgtagaaataaacttaaccaaggaagtaaggcttgtacactaaaaactacaaaacattggtCCAAAAAATTACAGACAATAAATGGAAAGACTTTTATGCTCAcggattggaagacttaacacTGTGAAGATGTCAACACTATCCGAGTCATCTACAGACTCAACACAACTGCTATCAAAATTACAAAGGCGTCTTCTGCAGATATGGAAAaattcatcctaaaattcatatggaatctcaaggacACCaagtagccaaaataatcttgaaaaacaacaaagttggaggagacacacttttaaatttcaaatattacTGCAAAACTATAGTGATCAAAACAGTTGTATGGCTGGCATAAAGACAGGCAtacagaacaatggaacagaatagagagctcacaAATAAGCTCTCACATATGTGGTCAAATGATTGTCAACAAGGAGGCCAAGACCATTCAACGGGGAAGGACAGACTTTTAGGCccatgatgctgggaaaactgaatatccacatgcatAAGAATGAAGTTGGATGGATACTGTATATACATAAATTAACTCGGAATGGATCAAAGGTCTCAACTTAAGGGCTACAACTAtagaactcttaaaaaaaatagaaggaaagctTCATGACACTGCATTTGGCAATGACtccttggatatgacaccaaggACACAAGCAACagtcaaaaacagacaaattggacttcatcaaactGAAAAACTTTGGTACATCAAAGGATGCTATGAACACAGTAAAAAGCcaactcacagaatgggagaagatatttgcaaaccacatatctgatagAGGATTAATATCCAGGATATATAGAGAATTCCTAAAATTCAAACAGCCAAAAACCCAAGCAACCGGATTCAACAATTGGCCAAAGACCTGAATACATATTTCTCCAGACAAGATACACAAATGGGCaagaagcatgtgaaaagatgctcaacatctctaggcccgagggaaatgcaaatcaaaaccacaaggagataccacttcacacccattaggatggttaACACCTCCTCCTTATAAAAGAGGAGTTGTCAGTAAGAATAGAAGAAACCGGAACCTCTGTGCAGctgctatagaaaacagtatggtggttcttcaaaaaagttaaaaacagaactatcataACAGCAATTCCAGTTCTGGGTCCAATTCCAAAGGAACTGAAGCAGGGACACTAAAAGGTATCTGTATACTCATGTTCACAactgcattattcacaagagccaaaagggGGAGCACCGAAGTGTCCACTGGTGGAATAATGGGTAAACAGAACGTGGTACAGACACACGACAGAATagtattcagacataaaaaggaaggaaattcagacacatgctacaacacagaaGAATCTCAAGATGTtactactaagtgaaataaggcagacatgAAAGGACAACTACTGTGTAATTCCACCTATATGAGACACCCAGAGCAGTTAAATTCATAGAAGTAGAATGacggctgggggtggaggggggcggctactgtttaatgggtacagagcttcagtttggaagatgaaaaCCTTTGGTGGACGCAcgatggtgatggctgcacagagAAGGTACTAAACGCCACTTAGAGGTGGTAAATGTTTTGtcatgtgtattttgccacaattgaAGCCGGTAAAAAGAACCTGAGCTAAGGAATCTCGCAAGAACGTTTGTGTAAGGAGTGACTATGTAAGTGACTACAAGTCAGACACAAATAAAGGTGAGCTATAGGAAGGGCATGATACTAGGGTGCCATGGAGCTAGACAGTCACCCAGCAACGGAGGGCAAGACAGGTGGGATCCATCAGGATGAACTAAAGAATAGTGACACCCAAGCCTTCCCAGTGAGGCTGTGCGGCAGCAGGTGTTGCAGTGATAAAGGATGAGAAGTAGGCATGTACTCAGCCCAGCCCCAGTTAACAGCACATACCCAgggagctggggaaggaagcAGTGCCCGTGGCTTCAATGAGGACATACTTACCCCTGGAgaacagagaaaggcagaggctTGCCCAGGGCATAGGGGCAGCTGTAAGCGCTTACCCAGTGAGGATGTCAGTGCCAggttctccagcatcacatcgTGGTACAGGCATCTCTGAGCTTCATCAAGGAGATCCCACTCCTCCCAGGAGAAATACAGGGCCACGTCCTCAAAGGTCACACTTCCCTGCCAGGAGACAGACAGATGAAACCACGAACGGTCTCATTCCTCAACACCCACAATCCATCTCCTCACACATCCACCCCATGGCCTTCCTCCTCCTAAGATGCCCGAATCAGAGGAGATCCCAGACCCTGGTGCCATTTGGTGtctgctctctcctcccactcccaTTAACCACTCTGCTCACGCTAACGTCCATTCCGCAGCCATATGGAGCCTGTTAAGACCTAGACGATGAGATCATCTCTCCCATCCGACCCAGACGTCTGATCCACTACCTCCAGAACAGATGCCTAACTTCACAGGCACTTGTTCCAAGTCTGACGCTTCCTCCCCACAACCACCTCCTTCTCACCAGAAAGAAAGGAGACCTGCAATTCCCTGAACCAGCTCAGTCCCACCTGCAAGGACTTCCCATTTTTGTGATAAGCTTCCACATCTCTTTCCATTCGCGGCCTGAAATGGGAACCCTTCCATGTAAGCCCTGGACTCCACTCAGGACCCTGAGCTACGATTCTCCGGGGCCTCCACCCTCAAGGGCCGGGAAAATGGTAGGTGACAAGTCTCACGACAACGCAAATTTGGAGAAAACAGGGGTTTGGAGAAAAC
This Camelus bactrianus isolate YW-2024 breed Bactrian camel chromosome 9, ASM4877302v1, whole genome shotgun sequence DNA region includes the following protein-coding sequences:
- the LOC105074429 gene encoding LOW QUALITY PROTEIN: zinc finger protein 552 (The sequence of the model RefSeq protein was modified relative to this genomic sequence to represent the inferred CDS: inserted 1 base in 1 codon); this encodes MDAEVVLEAIQGSVTFEDVALYFSWEEWDLLDEAQRCLYHDVMLENLALTSSLGCWHGVRDKEAPSEQTVSVEGVSQIRTVKAGSSPQKAQPFEMCGPVLREILHLPEHQGTHLGQKPYTCGSQLYFTANLQQHQGQHIRRIPYRSSVAGALFVESCTTRVSGKSSSCGEIGKDFLASMGFLHQPATLSEKANSGDACEGVFHSGRTHQNWGGGKKAVTCTGTLVDQRALTAEGLYECSRCGKACTRRCNLIQHQKVHTGERPYDCNECGKSFTYLSSFMIHQRVHTGERPYKYRECEISFSPRSKFIXYQRGNPGERPHQCGECGKSFSRSSTLIHHRRLHTGERPYECSKCGKSFKQSSSLSSHRKVHTGERPYECSECGKSFSCKSNLIIHLRVHTGERPYECQECGKSFSCKSNLINHLRVHTGERPYDCGECGKSFSQRSVLIQHQRIHSGERPYECNECGKSFSRKFSLIYHQRVHTGE